In Dyadobacter subterraneus, a single genomic region encodes these proteins:
- a CDS encoding toxin-antitoxin system YwqK family antitoxin, translated as MINSATGNFNHINGRIFFNKEPFTGSIYTLFPSGDTAEISEFSNGKEDGICIKFYSDGRIREKRQFDHGQKTGLYQAWWENSKEKLLYRFENDEYEGICQEWNREGKLIKEMNYRRGHEEGQQKLFYDNGKVRANYIVMNGRRYGLLGTKNCVNVSDSVFKN; from the coding sequence ATGATTAACAGCGCGACTGGTAATTTTAATCATATTAACGGCCGCATTTTTTTTAATAAAGAACCATTCACAGGCTCGATTTACACATTATTTCCTTCTGGTGATACGGCTGAGATTTCGGAATTTTCAAATGGAAAGGAAGATGGTATCTGTATTAAATTTTACAGCGATGGGAGAATACGGGAGAAAAGACAATTTGATCATGGCCAAAAAACCGGACTTTACCAGGCATGGTGGGAAAATAGTAAGGAAAAACTCTTGTACCGTTTCGAAAATGATGAATACGAAGGAATCTGCCAGGAGTGGAATCGGGAAGGTAAATTGATAAAAGAAATGAATTACCGCCGTGGACATGAAGAAGGGCAACAAAAATTGTTTTATGATAACGGAAAGGTGAGAGCCAATTATATTGTAATGAACGGAAGAAGATATGGGTTACTGGGAACCAAAAACTGCGTCAATGTTTCCGACAGTGTATTCAAAAATTAG
- a CDS encoding YHYH protein: MKKLLPILLPLFTFLITACKNNTDDLTETNTEVPAIYSKIYGATSITSDGTYITIKTKGLPDHKSVYYATSNSLYENFSGTTFAGNTFNKNPNSISEQAYTFKIPVDPKVAAKHAATPLGPIGIALNGVPFFNQYAGPNQPLTSEATSFDQYWGHPQQTGQYHYHVEPLYLTTVKTSKSALLGFLLDGFPVYGPEENGALVTATTLDAYHGHTLATTEYPNGIYHYHITSTDPYINGSGFYGTAGTVSE; this comes from the coding sequence ATGAAAAAATTGCTGCCCATTTTATTACCACTTTTTACTTTTTTAATCACTGCATGCAAGAATAACACGGACGATTTAACAGAAACCAATACAGAAGTCCCGGCTATTTATTCCAAAATTTACGGTGCCACCAGCATTACGTCGGATGGGACTTACATTACCATCAAAACAAAAGGATTACCCGATCACAAAAGCGTGTATTATGCGACCAGTAATAGTTTGTATGAAAATTTCAGCGGTACAACTTTCGCAGGAAATACATTTAATAAAAATCCTAACTCGATTTCCGAACAAGCCTATACTTTCAAAATTCCTGTTGATCCCAAAGTCGCAGCCAAGCATGCGGCTACTCCGCTTGGCCCGATTGGTATCGCGCTGAATGGCGTGCCTTTTTTTAATCAATATGCAGGACCAAACCAACCCCTAACTAGCGAAGCAACCAGTTTTGACCAATATTGGGGACATCCTCAGCAGACGGGACAATACCATTATCATGTAGAACCGCTTTATTTAACGACAGTAAAAACGTCAAAATCAGCACTCCTTGGTTTTCTGCTCGACGGATTTCCGGTTTATGGCCCGGAAGAAAACGGTGCTCTTGTGACCGCCACCACCCTTGACGCTTATCATGGACACACGCTGGCAACAACAGAATATCCAAACGGCATTTACCATTACCATATAACCAGTACCGATCCTTATATCAATGGCAGCGGATTTTATGGCACAGCGGGCACAGTTTCCGAGTAG
- a CDS encoding sugar phosphate isomerase/epimerase family protein has product MQNQDISRREFLVNSSLAAAGFALLSGSAFGAPAYIKNLGKPNSLFNGVQIGAITYSWRSMPSSAEQILQYCIDCNISAIELMGPAGEAFAGAPTAPEWPSAAPGANGQRPELTPEQKAAREEYTKKLAEWRAKVSMDNFVQLRKMYNDAGVSIYGFKPSALGTKNTDAEVDYAFRAAKALGANQATVELPTDPAQTKRLGEIAAKNKIYVGYHGHLQQTFDAWDVALGQSKYNAMNFDMGHYVAAGFDPLVFIPAKHEHIVSMHTKDRKNKANGGQNVPWGEGDTPIVAALELMRKNKYKFPATIELEYDIPAGSDAVKETAKCVEYARKALKA; this is encoded by the coding sequence ATGCAGAATCAGGATATTTCAAGACGGGAATTTCTAGTTAATTCGTCGCTCGCAGCAGCAGGCTTTGCACTTCTTTCTGGATCCGCTTTTGGAGCACCGGCTTATATCAAAAATCTGGGCAAACCTAATTCATTATTTAACGGTGTACAGATTGGTGCCATTACTTATTCCTGGCGCAGTATGCCAAGCAGCGCAGAACAGATTTTGCAATATTGTATTGACTGCAACATCAGCGCAATAGAATTAATGGGTCCAGCCGGGGAAGCTTTTGCAGGTGCGCCAACTGCCCCTGAATGGCCATCTGCGGCACCTGGTGCAAATGGACAACGCCCTGAATTAACACCCGAGCAAAAGGCAGCGCGGGAGGAATATACCAAAAAACTGGCTGAATGGCGCGCAAAAGTTTCTATGGATAACTTTGTGCAGCTGCGTAAAATGTATAATGACGCCGGTGTAAGTATTTATGGATTCAAACCTTCGGCTTTGGGTACAAAAAATACGGATGCAGAAGTTGATTATGCTTTTCGCGCGGCAAAAGCGTTAGGGGCAAATCAGGCTACGGTTGAATTGCCGACGGATCCGGCACAGACGAAACGTCTGGGTGAAATTGCCGCAAAAAACAAGATTTACGTAGGTTATCACGGACACTTGCAGCAAACTTTTGATGCCTGGGATGTTGCACTTGGTCAGTCAAAATATAATGCAATGAATTTCGATATGGGCCATTATGTAGCCGCAGGTTTTGATCCTTTGGTATTTATTCCTGCCAAACATGAGCATATCGTAAGCATGCATACAAAAGACAGAAAAAATAAAGCAAATGGCGGACAAAATGTTCCCTGGGGCGAAGGCGATACGCCAATAGTAGCAGCACTGGAACTGATGCGTAAAAACAAATATAAATTCCCGGCTACGATAGAACTTGAATATGATATTCCGGCAGGTTCAGATGCGGTAAAAGAAACGGCTAAGTGTGTTGAATATGCAAGAAAAGCACTGAAAGCTTAG
- a CDS encoding PVC-type heme-binding CxxCH protein: protein MNILRSVPFFLLFLAFSLGYPFQKEKVRNEVKPAKDSQLHIVQNQSAETISIFRGNETKPILTQNAKANFRPYLHPLVAPDGKGVLTEYSPGHHKHQTGIYWGYTRVNGRDYFHHPDEGYWRRVSAKVIEAKGAEVKWQTVYDLLDSTGTAVLTETQNWSMREKDGKYLLDLEWNGEAQTDVTIGKYDYGGLFVRMPWKEGIKGEVVNAARQKNEKAEGQNAFWVDIGMQVEGRNDLAHIAIFDHPENKGYPQTWRVDSQLGAGPARARKEDWHIKKGETEVIKHELVVYTGELNDVALTKTFGDFIGNNGTYNTAALWAIAQKEGREAKFLSAQEAVAAMTIKDGFIVNAYASEPMMTQPMAFCWDDRGRMWIAENKDYESRGKGFSNAGDSRILILEDTNGDGVADKRKVFMEGIAFPSALAVGFDGIFIGAPPNLLFVPDKNGDDKADMDDIEVRLTGWGIRDRHETLNSFHWGPDGWLYGLQGFATPSKVGKPKGKGKIYKHKDAFPEDILEGEGTDINGGVWRYHPTKDKFEVVAHGFSNPWGIDYDAKGQLLMTACVIPHLWHVIPGGIYHRQGGQHFNPYVYNDIKTIADHSHRSAHGGARVYLSDAFSKEERGKIFMANIHEHGILSDILVPKGSGFTGKHGDEFMMANNAQWVGFSMEIGPEGGMYVLDWHDADICGSDVLNSETGRIFRIMPKVSKAENWKDRYADLGKFSDLQLAELQSSPSEWHARRARIILQNRASKGKIEKASYDRLFDLYQNSPNPDWRLRAMWTLQITDGFTPKILFDALNDKDEYIRSWAIQFLTEDKDPAPEVIAKFAEMGATDKSPVVRLYLASALQRIDLNARWKIATALVSHGEDADDHNLPKMIWYGIEPLVKENPARSMELAGHSNIAVVTQFIARRAVDADAVETLVTAVGKAAKNQKALLEGMRDGLEGRTDLKAPANWSSVYARLKLKEKSVALLAKDMSQHFGDTEAAKNAMITLKNKKASTEERRKSLQLLSLRQRPELEKELPFLLDDANLRLDAIRAMAGYDSEPLAKLLIERYPKFNATEKSETIQTLASRPKSGWLLTQTISKNVISKKEIPTYVARQLRRVVGSGFVEVWGPIDHVAFDEKAYKKYKNLLTDNAVSGASTANGRLVFQKTCAPCHKMYGEGGIIGPELTGSNRANLDYLLGNLLDPSGEIQDDYKMVVVTTRDGRTYVGNIAKETERQVTLRIVGQDAVAINKSDIQTREVTPVSMMPSGLLETLSDKEITDLIGYMRTTKQVVVQK from the coding sequence ATGAATATTTTGAGATCCGTTCCATTCTTTTTACTCTTCCTGGCTTTCAGTCTGGGTTATCCTTTTCAGAAAGAAAAAGTGCGTAATGAAGTAAAACCCGCAAAAGATTCTCAGCTGCATATTGTCCAAAATCAGTCCGCAGAAACCATCAGTATTTTCCGTGGAAATGAAACAAAGCCGATTCTAACGCAAAATGCAAAAGCAAATTTCCGGCCATATCTGCACCCGTTGGTTGCTCCTGATGGGAAAGGTGTTTTAACAGAATACAGTCCTGGTCATCATAAACATCAAACAGGAATTTATTGGGGCTATACCCGTGTGAATGGCAGAGATTACTTTCATCACCCGGATGAGGGTTATTGGCGCCGCGTTTCCGCAAAAGTTATTGAGGCAAAAGGAGCGGAAGTGAAGTGGCAAACAGTATATGATCTTTTAGATTCTACCGGAACAGCAGTTTTGACCGAAACACAAAACTGGTCGATGCGTGAGAAGGACGGAAAATATTTGCTTGATCTGGAATGGAATGGCGAGGCGCAAACGGATGTCACAATCGGGAAATATGATTATGGCGGATTGTTTGTTCGAATGCCGTGGAAGGAAGGAATAAAAGGTGAAGTCGTAAATGCAGCGCGTCAGAAAAATGAAAAAGCGGAAGGGCAAAATGCATTTTGGGTTGATATAGGCATGCAGGTTGAGGGAAGAAACGATCTGGCCCATATTGCCATATTTGATCATCCCGAAAACAAAGGCTATCCGCAGACCTGGCGCGTGGATAGCCAGTTAGGTGCAGGTCCGGCTCGTGCCCGTAAAGAAGACTGGCATATTAAAAAAGGCGAAACCGAAGTGATCAAGCATGAATTGGTTGTGTATACCGGTGAGCTCAACGACGTAGCATTGACAAAGACATTTGGAGATTTTATCGGAAATAATGGTACTTACAATACCGCCGCGCTTTGGGCAATTGCGCAAAAAGAAGGAAGAGAAGCGAAATTTCTGAGTGCTCAGGAAGCCGTTGCAGCCATGACAATCAAAGACGGTTTTATAGTAAATGCCTACGCCTCTGAGCCGATGATGACACAGCCTATGGCTTTTTGCTGGGACGACCGCGGGCGAATGTGGATTGCCGAAAACAAAGATTACGAATCTCGTGGAAAAGGATTTTCAAATGCAGGTGACAGCCGGATTTTAATTTTGGAAGATACCAATGGTGACGGCGTAGCTGATAAACGTAAGGTTTTTATGGAAGGAATTGCCTTTCCGTCTGCATTGGCTGTGGGTTTTGATGGCATTTTTATAGGTGCTCCGCCAAACCTTCTTTTTGTCCCGGATAAAAATGGCGACGATAAGGCGGATATGGATGATATCGAAGTCAGATTGACAGGTTGGGGAATACGCGACCGCCACGAAACGCTGAACAGTTTTCACTGGGGACCTGATGGCTGGTTATATGGTTTGCAAGGTTTTGCAACACCTTCAAAAGTAGGTAAGCCGAAAGGAAAAGGTAAAATTTATAAACACAAAGATGCTTTTCCGGAAGATATTCTGGAAGGCGAAGGAACCGATATCAATGGCGGCGTTTGGCGCTATCATCCCACCAAAGATAAGTTCGAGGTTGTTGCACACGGATTCAGTAATCCATGGGGAATTGACTATGATGCCAAAGGGCAATTGCTGATGACCGCTTGCGTAATTCCTCATCTTTGGCACGTTATTCCTGGCGGCATTTATCACAGGCAAGGCGGACAGCATTTTAATCCTTACGTTTATAACGATATCAAAACCATTGCGGATCACAGCCACCGGTCGGCTCATGGCGGGGCAAGAGTTTATCTTTCTGATGCTTTTTCAAAAGAAGAAAGAGGGAAAATATTTATGGCAAATATTCATGAACATGGCATTTTATCTGACATACTGGTACCAAAAGGTTCCGGATTTACGGGTAAACATGGTGATGAATTTATGATGGCCAACAATGCGCAATGGGTAGGTTTTAGCATGGAAATCGGGCCGGAAGGAGGCATGTACGTACTGGACTGGCACGATGCCGATATTTGCGGATCAGATGTTTTGAATTCAGAAACCGGACGGATTTTCAGGATTATGCCGAAAGTTTCAAAAGCTGAAAACTGGAAAGACCGCTATGCTGATCTTGGCAAGTTTTCGGATTTGCAGTTAGCAGAACTGCAATCAAGTCCAAGTGAATGGCATGCCAGAAGAGCCAGAATCATTTTACAAAACAGAGCTTCCAAAGGAAAAATTGAAAAAGCCTCCTATGATCGTTTGTTCGATTTGTACCAGAATAGTCCCAACCCTGACTGGCGACTGCGTGCGATGTGGACTTTGCAAATTACAGACGGATTTACGCCGAAAATCCTTTTTGACGCACTAAATGATAAAGATGAATATATCAGATCCTGGGCAATCCAGTTTTTGACAGAGGATAAAGACCCAGCCCCGGAAGTGATCGCAAAGTTTGCTGAAATGGGTGCGACGGATAAATCACCGGTTGTTCGTTTGTATCTGGCTTCTGCATTGCAAAGGATCGATCTGAATGCAAGATGGAAAATAGCCACTGCTTTGGTATCGCATGGAGAAGACGCGGATGATCATAATCTGCCTAAAATGATCTGGTATGGGATTGAGCCTTTGGTAAAGGAAAATCCGGCACGATCCATGGAATTGGCAGGTCACAGTAATATTGCGGTGGTAACGCAGTTTATCGCAAGAAGGGCAGTTGATGCTGATGCAGTAGAAACGTTGGTTACAGCTGTTGGGAAAGCTGCAAAAAATCAAAAAGCCTTACTGGAAGGAATGCGCGACGGTTTGGAAGGAAGGACAGATCTGAAAGCGCCCGCAAATTGGAGTTCGGTATATGCCAGGTTAAAGTTGAAGGAAAAATCGGTAGCGTTGCTTGCCAAGGATATGTCTCAGCATTTTGGTGATACGGAGGCGGCAAAAAATGCAATGATTACACTTAAAAATAAAAAAGCTTCAACAGAAGAAAGAAGGAAATCATTACAATTGTTGAGTTTAAGACAAAGACCGGAATTGGAAAAAGAACTTCCTTTTTTACTGGATGATGCAAATCTTCGTTTGGACGCAATTCGTGCGATGGCTGGTTATGACAGCGAACCATTAGCCAAATTATTGATTGAACGTTATCCTAAATTCAATGCAACTGAAAAATCTGAAACAATTCAGACGCTGGCATCCAGGCCAAAATCCGGTTGGTTGCTGACACAGACAATTTCTAAAAATGTTATTTCAAAAAAGGAAATTCCGACTTATGTAGCCAGACAACTCAGAAGGGTAGTGGGCAGCGGATTTGTTGAGGTATGGGGACCGATTGATCATGTAGCATTTGACGAAAAGGCATATAAGAAATATAAAAATCTGCTGACGGATAATGCTGTATCTGGCGCAAGTACAGCCAACGGACGATTGGTTTTTCAAAAAACCTGTGCGCCCTGTCATAAAATGTATGGCGAAGGCGGAATTATCGGTCCCGAACTTACCGGCTCCAACCGGGCAAATCTTGATTATTTGCTGGGAAACCTTCTGGATCCAAGCGGAGAAATCCAGGATGATTATAAAATGGTGGTGGTTACCACAAGAGACGGACGCACTTATGTAGGAAATATTGCCAAAGAAACAGAAAGGCAGGTAACGTTAAGAATTGTCGGTCAGGATGCAGTTGCTATCAACAAGTCTGATATCCAAACCAGAGAAGTAACGCCGGTTTCCATGATGCCTTCCGGACTTTTGGAGACGTTATCAGATAAGGAAATAACGGATTTGATTGGCTATATGCGAACCACAAAACAGGTAGTTGTGCAAAAGTAG
- a CDS encoding HD domain-containing protein codes for MQTEDLIKQIEFIKEIDKLKYIQRRTKLFNSDRNENDAEHSWHLAMMAIILSNHSNVEIDVLKVVKMVLIHDIVEIDAGDTFLYDTTKNHTNTDEELLAAKRIFGILPDEQRDEMIAVWEEFEAGETAEAKFARTMDRLEPLLQNASNQGGTWKEFDVDYQKVYDKKKVMQHGSTSIWNYAENLINESVENGILKKEKTEL; via the coding sequence ATGCAAACCGAAGACCTGATAAAACAAATCGAATTCATCAAAGAAATTGATAAATTGAAATATATTCAGCGCCGCACCAAGTTATTTAACAGCGACAGAAATGAGAACGATGCAGAACATAGCTGGCATTTGGCCATGATGGCTATCATTTTGTCAAACCATTCCAATGTTGAAATTGACGTTTTGAAAGTGGTCAAAATGGTATTGATTCATGACATTGTCGAAATTGATGCAGGCGACACTTTCCTTTACGATACAACCAAAAATCATACAAATACGGACGAAGAGTTATTAGCTGCAAAAAGAATTTTCGGAATTTTGCCCGATGAGCAGCGGGATGAAATGATTGCTGTCTGGGAAGAATTTGAAGCCGGAGAAACTGCCGAAGCAAAATTTGCAAGAACCATGGACAGGCTTGAACCCCTTCTCCAAAACGCATCGAATCAGGGTGGAACCTGGAAAGAATTTGACGTAGATTATCAAAAGGTTTATGATAAGAAAAAGGTTATGCAACACGGTTCAACTTCTATCTGGAACTATGCAGAAAACCTGATCAATGAAAGTGTTGAAAACGGAATTCTTAAAAAAGAAAAAACGGAACTTTGA
- a CDS encoding DUF6616 family protein, translated as MYIFVEMWNPKQAWLDLPKADRTDYIAAVGGAIESLLASGVEIVTWSFNDTTIDNFNGFQYFAIWKFPTQDLVLSFQKMVAEAGWYNYFEQVNASGLIGEPGPVLDHSIAL; from the coding sequence ATGTATATTTTCGTTGAAATGTGGAATCCAAAACAGGCCTGGCTTGATCTGCCAAAAGCTGATCGTACCGATTATATCGCTGCTGTCGGCGGAGCCATCGAAAGTCTTTTAGCTTCGGGCGTGGAGATTGTAACCTGGTCATTTAACGACACTACAATTGACAATTTTAACGGCTTTCAATACTTTGCAATCTGGAAATTTCCAACGCAGGATCTTGTGTTATCTTTCCAGAAAATGGTGGCGGAGGCGGGTTGGTATAATTACTTTGAACAGGTAAATGCATCCGGACTAATCGGAGAACCGGGACCTGTGCTCGATCATTCTATTGCTTTGTAG